One Cupriavidus pauculus genomic window, CAACAGCTCGCAGGTCGGCGTACAGCTGACGATCCCGATCTTCGCGGGCGGCGCGATCCAGTCGCGCGTCCGCGAGACGCTGGCACTGGCCGACCGGGCCGCGGCGGACCTCGAATTCGCGCGGCGCACCGCGGCGCAGAACGCGCGGCAGACCTACTCCGGCGTGTACAACGGACTCGCGCAGGTGAAAGCGCTCGAAGCCGCCGAACGCTCGGCGCTGAGCGCCGTGGAGTCGAACCAGCTTGGCTACGAAGTGGGCGTGCGCATCAATATCGACGTGCTGAACGCCGAAGCGCAGTTGTTCCAGACGCGACGCGACCTGTCGAAGGCGCGCTACGACACGATCATGAACGGCCTGCGCCTGAAGGCGAGCACGGGCGTGCTGTCGGAAGACGACGTGGTGCAGATCAACACGCTGCTGACCGAGCACACGGGCGCGATGTACGAACTGCCGGACTGGAAGCGGCTCAACAACCTCGGGCCGCGGAACAACGCGCCGGCCGCGCCGCGCATTACGCCGCCGAGCGGCCCGATCGTTCGCTGACGGCCGCGAGGGCCAGCAGCAGGCCGATCGTTCCCGAGTAGAAGACCATGTTGGCCTGATGGGCCATCGTGACCTGCGTCAGTCCGCAGATGATCGTCGCGGCGGTCATGGCGATGCCGCCACCGCTCAGGCTCACGCCCACGGCATCGCGACGCGCGCGGCATGCGACGAGCATGCGCCAGAACAGCGCCGCGGGAACCAGGAACAGGGCCAGCACCACGATCAAACCCGGTATGCCGGTCGTCGAGGCGGCTTCCAGCATATCGTTGTGCGCGTGCTCCAGATCGCACGGCAGCGTGGTGAGGTTCCGGCAATAAGGTGCCGCGTGCAGGATGCGCGCGAACTGGCCCACACCGACGCCCATCACCGGGTGTTCGCCGATGGATTGCACGGCGATCTCCCAGACCTTGAGCCGCGAGCCGACCGACGTGGCGGCGTTGCCCAGCTGGAACTGATGGACGTCCGCCATGACGAGGTCCACGCGCGACTTGACCGGGCTGTCCGGCAGGTAATAGGAGCCCGCTGCCAGTGCCGCGATCGCCACGACGGCCAGCAGGAATGCGCGCTTGCCGAGCCGCCCGTATCGCAGCAGCAGCATCGGCAGCATGATCACGAGCAAGGCCAGCAGCGCCGAGCGCGTACCGTTGACCATGAGGATCAGGAACGCACAGGCCAGATTGAACCAGGCCAGCGCGTGCGTGCGCCGGTCTTCCCCCGCGCGCGCGAATCCGATCAGGCCGAAGGCCGCCACCATGTTGGCGAAGGCAATGGCCTGTACCCAGGCCGAGGGACGCGGATCGCCATGGAGAAAGCGCTGATAGCAAACGATGACGAGCGCGCCGACCAGCGCGACGGTGATGCCGCGCCATAGCATGCGCGGGTCCGGCGCGGCGTGCAGGATGACCCAGCAGGTCAGGATCGCGAGCAACGTGCGCGAGGGATTGTCGAGCACGTCCCAATGCGTGTGGAAGTACATGCGCGAGGCCAGATAGACGAGCAGGAATGCGAACACCGTGATCGTCAGGGGCATCAGCACATCGCGGTAGGCACGCCAGGTCTGCCCCATTCCGCGGTACCGCAGCAGCGCCAGAAGGCCGACGCACCCCAGGAATACGCCGGCGCCGCGCGGCACGCAGAGCAGCAGGATCGGAAAGGCGAAAACCAGTGCGTCGGCGAACGCTGTCGAGGCGGGGCGGCGGAGC contains:
- a CDS encoding O-antigen ligase family protein, coding for MLRRPASTAFADALVFAFPILLLCVPRGAGVFLGCVGLLALLRYRGMGQTWRAYRDVLMPLTITVFAFLLVYLASRMYFHTHWDVLDNPSRTLLAILTCWVILHAAPDPRMLWRGITVALVGALVIVCYQRFLHGDPRPSAWVQAIAFANMVAAFGLIGFARAGEDRRTHALAWFNLACAFLILMVNGTRSALLALLVIMLPMLLLRYGRLGKRAFLLAVVAIAALAAGSYYLPDSPVKSRVDLVMADVHQFQLGNAATSVGSRLKVWEIAVQSIGEHPVMGVGVGQFARILHAAPYCRNLTTLPCDLEHAHNDMLEAASTTGIPGLIVVLALFLVPAALFWRMLVACRARRDAVGVSLSGGGIAMTAATIICGLTQVTMAHQANMVFYSGTIGLLLALAAVSERSGRSAA